From Stenotrophomonas maltophilia, a single genomic window includes:
- a CDS encoding alpha/beta hydrolase family protein — translation MSLTPDTLAVQCEDGHRYEVIACVPAQPIARLLWLPALGVAARHYLPLAQALAARGVAVYLHEWRGNGSSSLRPSRTQDWGYREVLEQDLPASQAVLAAADDETGPLPWIIGGHSLGGQLACVHAGRAPQHFNRLWLAASGSPFWRGFPPPRGWLLPLVYRFLPWIAQRQGVLHGRRLGFGGTEARGLIADWARVGLNNHYAAVGMDEDLDAQMARVHGSAQAVLMEHDWLAPTGSMRTLLAKLPNVDAQLRVLSAQELGTRADHFAWLKAPDAVADCFFIQLGENFHKTVDGARRHPHNSAPVAGRP, via the coding sequence ATGAGCCTGACGCCGGACACGCTTGCCGTGCAGTGCGAGGATGGCCATCGCTACGAGGTGATTGCCTGCGTGCCTGCGCAGCCCATCGCGCGCCTGCTGTGGCTGCCGGCACTGGGCGTGGCCGCGCGCCACTACCTGCCGCTGGCACAGGCACTGGCCGCCAGGGGGGTGGCGGTCTACCTGCATGAGTGGCGCGGCAACGGCAGCAGCTCGCTGCGCCCGTCACGTACGCAGGACTGGGGCTATCGCGAGGTACTCGAACAGGATCTGCCGGCCAGCCAGGCCGTGCTGGCCGCCGCGGATGATGAAACTGGCCCGCTGCCCTGGATCATCGGCGGCCACAGCCTGGGCGGACAACTGGCCTGCGTGCATGCCGGCCGCGCTCCGCAACACTTCAACCGGCTATGGCTGGCGGCCAGTGGCTCGCCGTTCTGGCGCGGCTTCCCCCCACCGCGCGGCTGGCTGCTGCCGTTGGTCTACCGCTTCCTGCCGTGGATCGCGCAGCGCCAGGGCGTGCTGCATGGTCGGCGCCTCGGCTTCGGTGGCACCGAAGCGCGCGGACTGATCGCCGACTGGGCGCGCGTTGGCCTGAACAACCACTACGCTGCTGTCGGCATGGATGAAGACCTGGATGCACAGATGGCGCGCGTGCACGGCAGCGCTCAGGCGGTGCTGATGGAACATGACTGGCTGGCACCGACCGGCTCGATGCGCACGCTGCTGGCGAAGCTGCCGAATGTGGACGCGCAGCTGCGCGTGCTGTCCGCGCAGGAACTGGGCACGCGTGCCGATCATTTCGCCTGGCTGAAAGCTCCGGACGCCGTGGCTGACTGCTTTTTCATTCAGTTGGGTGAAAATTTTCACAAAACTGTTGACGGTGCGCGCCGACATCCGCATAATTCCGCTCCTGTCGCAGGGCGCCCGTAG
- the thiD gene encoding bifunctional hydroxymethylpyrimidine kinase/phosphomethylpyrimidine kinase: MSPTTPVSALTIAGSDSGGGAGIQADLKAFAAHRVHGLSAIAALTAQNTRGVTAVHVPPVDFLRAQLEACFDDFDIHAVKLGMLANAEVINVVADTLQRHRPPHVVLDPVMVATSGARLLEDSALQAMRERLIPLATLITPNTPEAELLVGRNIGNGNDAEQAASALLDLGAGAVLLKGGHLHEGNRVIDRYFDGVSSEEFIHARLPLDAHGTGCTLASAIAAQLCNGLSLANACEAGIDYVARGLQRGYAPGRSEVLVLDHFGAAPHA; the protein is encoded by the coding sequence ATGAGCCCGACTACTCCCGTATCCGCCCTCACCATCGCCGGCTCCGACTCCGGCGGTGGTGCTGGAATCCAGGCCGACCTGAAGGCGTTCGCCGCACATCGCGTGCATGGCCTGTCGGCGATCGCCGCGCTGACCGCACAGAACACCCGCGGCGTGACCGCCGTGCACGTGCCGCCGGTCGACTTCCTGCGTGCGCAGCTGGAGGCCTGTTTCGATGATTTCGATATCCACGCGGTGAAGCTCGGCATGCTGGCCAACGCCGAGGTGATCAACGTCGTTGCCGACACACTGCAGCGCCATCGCCCACCGCACGTGGTGCTGGACCCGGTGATGGTCGCCACCAGTGGCGCACGCCTGCTGGAAGACAGCGCCCTGCAGGCGATGCGTGAGCGCCTGATTCCCCTTGCCACGCTGATCACCCCGAACACACCGGAAGCAGAACTGCTGGTCGGGCGGAACATCGGCAACGGTAACGATGCCGAGCAGGCCGCCTCCGCCCTGCTCGACCTCGGTGCCGGCGCCGTTCTGCTCAAGGGTGGCCATCTGCATGAGGGCAACCGCGTGATCGACCGCTACTTCGACGGCGTCAGCAGCGAAGAATTCATCCACGCCCGCCTGCCGCTGGATGCGCACGGCACTGGCTGCACGCTGGCCTCTGCCATTGCCGCGCAGCTGTGCAACGGCCTGAGCCTGGCCAATGCCTGCGAGGCCGGCATCGACTATGTCGCGCGCGGGCTGCAGAGGGGCTACGCCCCCGGCCGCAGCGAGGTGCTGGTGCTCGATCACTTCGGCGCGGCACCGCACGCATGA
- a CDS encoding YoaK family protein yields MGIRLPTWVWIGAVALSCVAGMVNVVGFLGFEHQAVSHMTGSTSQLGMALAQGDWRAVGHLWGLLIAFSLGAMLSGLLIQDSALQLGRRYGVALALESALLLVAIPLFEQHQIWGALAAAMACGLQNAMATTFSGAVVRTTHLSGMFTDLGIGLGHLLRGLPLQVRRLTLSGLIISGFLAGGILGAWLFMRWQYDALLAPALLTGLTGLGYVVYQQWARWRH; encoded by the coding sequence ATGGGAATACGCCTGCCCACCTGGGTCTGGATCGGTGCGGTTGCGCTCTCGTGCGTGGCCGGCATGGTCAACGTGGTCGGTTTTCTGGGTTTCGAGCATCAGGCGGTCAGCCACATGACCGGCAGCACCAGCCAGCTGGGCATGGCGCTGGCCCAGGGCGACTGGCGTGCGGTCGGGCATCTGTGGGGCCTGCTGATCGCCTTCTCGCTGGGCGCCATGCTCAGCGGCCTGTTGATCCAGGACAGCGCCCTGCAGCTGGGGCGTCGTTACGGCGTTGCGCTGGCGCTGGAATCGGCGCTGCTGCTGGTGGCCATTCCGCTGTTCGAACAGCACCAGATCTGGGGCGCACTGGCCGCCGCCATGGCCTGCGGCCTGCAGAATGCGATGGCCACCACCTTCAGCGGCGCAGTGGTGCGCACCACCCACCTCAGCGGCATGTTCACCGACCTCGGCATCGGCCTGGGCCACCTGCTGCGTGGGCTGCCGCTGCAGGTTCGCCGACTGACCCTCAGCGGGTTGATCATCAGCGGCTTCCTCGCCGGTGGCATCCTCGGCGCCTGGTTGTTCATGCGCTGGCAGTACGACGCCCTGCTCGCCCCCGCCCTGCTGACCGGCCTGACCGGGCTGGGCTATGTGGTGTACCAGCAGTGGGCGCGCTGGCGGCATTGA
- a CDS encoding PhoH family protein: MTRGKRIYVLDTNVLMHDPTALFKFEEHDVYLPMQVIEELDNGKKGTSEASRNARQVSRFLNELVQASGLDNLADGIPLQRPNGLQLRGKQSAGKLRFQTSHFDAGKSFGKVIPDNAILGAILALKEETPDLPVVFVSKDINLRIKAAIAGIVSEDYENDRALDDFSLLYTGATELPEDFWKRHGEDLRSWSDKGRTHYEIQALDGEEWYPNQYVYLPGEDEVELRVSRVVGDGKVVLSLVDDFRHGSHAVWGISARNREQNFALNALMDPEIDFVTLLGTAGTGKTLLALAAGLAQTMDQQRYREIIMTRATVSVGEDIGFLPGTEEEKMTPWMGALTDNLEVLTHNQEGGTWGRQATNDLLASRIKIRSMNFMRGRTFLSRYLILDEAQNLTPKQMKTLITRAGPGTKIVCLGNVEQIDTPYLTETTSGLTYAVDRFKNWPHSAHITLRRGERSRLADYASEVL; encoded by the coding sequence ATGACCCGAGGCAAGCGCATCTACGTGCTGGATACCAACGTGCTGATGCACGATCCCACCGCGCTGTTCAAATTCGAGGAGCACGACGTCTACCTGCCCATGCAGGTGATCGAGGAGCTGGACAACGGCAAGAAGGGCACATCCGAAGCGAGCCGCAACGCCCGCCAGGTGAGCCGCTTCCTCAACGAGCTGGTGCAGGCGTCCGGCCTGGACAACCTGGCCGACGGCATTCCGCTGCAGCGCCCCAATGGGCTGCAGCTGCGCGGCAAGCAGAGCGCCGGCAAGCTGCGCTTCCAGACCAGCCATTTCGACGCGGGCAAGAGCTTCGGCAAGGTGATCCCGGACAACGCCATCCTCGGCGCGATCCTGGCCCTGAAGGAAGAAACCCCGGACCTGCCGGTGGTGTTCGTTTCCAAGGACATCAACCTGCGGATCAAGGCGGCGATCGCCGGCATCGTGTCCGAGGACTACGAGAACGATCGCGCGCTGGACGATTTCAGCCTGCTCTACACCGGCGCCACCGAGCTGCCGGAAGACTTCTGGAAGCGCCACGGCGAAGACCTGCGCAGCTGGAGCGACAAGGGCCGTACTCATTACGAAATCCAGGCACTGGACGGCGAAGAGTGGTATCCGAACCAGTACGTCTACCTGCCCGGCGAAGATGAAGTCGAGCTGCGCGTCAGCCGCGTGGTCGGCGACGGCAAGGTGGTGCTGTCGCTGGTCGACGATTTCCGCCATGGCAGCCATGCCGTGTGGGGCATCAGTGCACGCAACCGCGAGCAGAACTTCGCGCTCAACGCGCTGATGGATCCGGAGATCGACTTCGTCACCCTGCTCGGCACCGCCGGCACCGGCAAGACCCTGCTGGCACTGGCTGCCGGCCTGGCGCAGACGATGGACCAGCAGCGCTACCGCGAGATCATCATGACCCGCGCCACGGTCAGCGTCGGCGAGGACATCGGCTTCCTGCCCGGCACCGAAGAAGAGAAGATGACGCCGTGGATGGGCGCGCTGACCGACAACCTGGAAGTGCTGACGCACAACCAGGAAGGCGGCACCTGGGGCCGCCAGGCGACCAACGACCTGCTCGCCAGCCGCATCAAGATCCGCTCGATGAACTTCATGCGCGGCCGCACCTTCCTGTCGCGCTACCTGATCCTGGACGAGGCGCAGAACCTCACCCCGAAGCAGATGAAGACCTTGATCACCCGTGCCGGCCCCGGCACCAAGATCGTCTGCCTGGGCAACGTCGAGCAGATCGACACCCCGTACCTGACCGAGACCACCTCGGGCCTGACCTACGCGGTGGATCGCTTCAAGAACTGGCCGCACAGCGCGCACATCACCCTGCGCCGTGGCGAGCGTTCGCGCCTGGCCGACTACGCTTCGGAGGTATTGTGA
- a CDS encoding peroxiredoxin codes for MNNGDTLDSTTLSLPLALSGGDQATLGDYAGHWLVLYFYPKDSTPGCTTEGIDFNALLPKFRKAGAVVLGVSRDSVKSHDNFCAKQGFNFPLVSDGDEALCSAFDVIKMKNMYGKQVRGIERSTFLISPDSRIVQSWRKVKVAGHADAVLAELKASQSK; via the coding sequence ATGAACAACGGCGACACCCTGGACAGCACCACCCTCTCCCTGCCGCTGGCCCTGTCCGGTGGCGACCAGGCCACCCTCGGCGATTACGCCGGCCACTGGCTGGTGCTGTACTTCTATCCCAAGGACAGCACCCCCGGCTGCACCACCGAAGGCATCGACTTCAACGCGCTGCTGCCGAAGTTCCGCAAGGCCGGTGCGGTCGTGCTCGGTGTCTCCCGCGATTCGGTGAAGTCGCACGACAACTTCTGCGCCAAGCAGGGCTTCAACTTCCCGCTGGTCAGTGATGGCGACGAAGCGCTGTGCAGCGCCTTCGACGTGATCAAGATGAAGAACATGTACGGCAAGCAGGTACGTGGCATCGAACGCAGCACCTTCCTGATTTCCCCCGACAGCCGCATCGTGCAGTCCTGGCGCAAGGTCAAGGTTGCCGGCCATGCCGATGCCGTTCTCGCCGAACTGAAGGCCTCCCAGTCCAAGTGA
- a CDS encoding glycine cleavage system protein R encodes MTDTTPRPAPSENHLLINAYTTHPESPLLSVTRRIADSGCNLVDARLATVGRDVSVTALATGSWDSVAKLEAMLTRLEREEGLKLVWYRTAAKQAQSNLLPYIVEVIAADKPGILFQLADFFDRQGITIENLQSTRYRAMQTGAEMFSAQVTIGVPANMHIAALRDDFLEFCDHLNLDAIMDPMKF; translated from the coding sequence TTGACCGACACCACCCCGCGCCCCGCGCCGAGCGAAAACCACCTCCTGATCAACGCCTATACGACGCATCCGGAGTCTCCCCTGCTGTCCGTCACCCGCCGCATCGCCGACAGCGGCTGCAACCTGGTGGACGCGCGCCTGGCCACGGTCGGCCGCGATGTCTCGGTCACCGCCCTGGCCACCGGCTCCTGGGACTCGGTGGCCAAGCTGGAAGCGATGCTGACCCGACTGGAGCGCGAGGAAGGCCTGAAGCTGGTCTGGTACCGCACCGCTGCCAAGCAGGCGCAGTCCAACCTGCTGCCGTACATCGTCGAAGTGATCGCCGCCGACAAACCGGGCATCCTGTTCCAGCTGGCCGATTTCTTCGACCGCCAGGGCATCACCATCGAGAACCTGCAGAGCACGCGCTACCGCGCCATGCAGACCGGTGCGGAAATGTTCAGTGCGCAGGTCACCATCGGCGTGCCGGCCAACATGCACATCGCCGCGCTGCGCGACGATTTCCTTGAATTCTGCGACCACCTGAACCTGGACGCGATCATGGACCCGATGAAGTTCTGA
- the dapA gene encoding 4-hydroxy-tetrahydrodipicolinate synthase has product MSLSGLITALATPFRADGALDPDGWQRLLHLQLEGGVHGVVVAGSTGEAATLTDAEYDLLLASAVERIGGRIPVMAGTGLSGTAKTIAQTRRAAALGASHALVVTPPYVRPTQAGLIAHYRAVADQGGLPVVLYNVPGRTGCDMQPETVAELARHPNIVGIKEAVGDTGRVQALLALRSPQFAVLSGDDGTAARSIQAGIDGLVSVGSNVLPGAYRRMCELAAAHDHEATGSWDARLQPFHDFCGVEPNPIPVKALLRRIGIGHDLRLPLLPLSAAHHPAADHLAGDIAALEALSSH; this is encoded by the coding sequence TTGTCCCTTTCCGGCCTCATCACCGCGCTGGCGACCCCGTTCCGGGCCGACGGCGCCCTCGATCCCGACGGTTGGCAGCGCCTGCTGCACCTGCAACTGGAAGGTGGCGTCCATGGCGTTGTCGTAGCCGGCTCGACCGGCGAAGCGGCGACCCTCACCGATGCCGAGTACGACCTGCTGCTGGCCAGCGCGGTCGAGCGCATCGGCGGCCGCATCCCGGTCATGGCCGGTACCGGCCTGTCGGGTACGGCCAAAACCATCGCACAGACCCGCCGCGCCGCTGCGCTGGGTGCCAGCCATGCGCTGGTGGTTACCCCGCCGTACGTGCGGCCGACCCAGGCCGGCCTGATCGCGCACTACCGCGCGGTTGCCGACCAGGGCGGGTTGCCGGTGGTGCTGTACAACGTGCCCGGCCGCACCGGTTGCGACATGCAGCCGGAGACCGTGGCCGAACTGGCCCGCCATCCCAACATCGTCGGCATCAAGGAAGCGGTGGGCGACACCGGCCGGGTGCAGGCGCTGCTGGCGCTGCGCAGCCCGCAGTTCGCGGTGCTCAGTGGCGATGACGGCACGGCCGCGCGCTCGATCCAGGCCGGTATCGACGGCCTGGTCTCGGTCGGTTCCAACGTGCTGCCCGGCGCCTACCGCCGCATGTGCGAGCTGGCCGCCGCCCATGACCACGAAGCCACCGGGTCGTGGGATGCGCGCCTGCAGCCATTCCACGACTTCTGCGGTGTCGAGCCGAACCCGATTCCGGTCAAGGCGCTGCTGCGCCGCATCGGCATCGGCCACGACCTGCGCCTGCCGCTGCTGCCGCTGTCGGCGGCGCATCATCCGGCTGCCGACCATCTTGCCGGCGACATCGCCGCCCTCGAAGCCCTTTCCAGCCACTGA
- the fdxA gene encoding ferredoxin FdxA — MPFVVTENCIKCKHTDCVEVCPVDCFHEGPNFLVIDPDECIDCTLCEPECPVNAIFPEDDVPAGQEGFVALNAELAKEWPVLTVRKDPPADAGEWDGKPDKLKLLER; from the coding sequence ATGCCCTTTGTCGTCACCGAAAACTGCATCAAGTGCAAACACACCGATTGCGTGGAAGTGTGCCCCGTGGATTGCTTCCACGAAGGCCCGAACTTCCTGGTGATCGACCCGGATGAGTGCATCGACTGCACCCTCTGCGAGCCGGAGTGCCCGGTCAACGCGATCTTCCCGGAGGACGACGTCCCCGCCGGGCAGGAAGGCTTCGTCGCCCTCAATGCCGAACTGGCAAAGGAATGGCCGGTGCTGACCGTGCGCAAGGATCCGCCCGCCGACGCCGGCGAATGGGACGGCAAGCCGGACAAGCTGAAGCTGCTGGAGCGCTGA
- a CDS encoding sugar porter family MFS transporter, whose amino-acid sequence MSQAQTGTAPHGGENTAFIVLISCVATLGGFLFGFDSGVINGTVDGLRQAFNSSEAALGFEVASMLLGCAIGAFLAGWLGDRLGRRGVLIVSALMFLVSALGAGAAHASWLFIAARVLGGFAVGAASVMSPAYIAEVASARYRGRLATVQQMAIICGLFAAFLSNYLLARAAGASTEPLWLGHEAWRWMFWMQALPSGLFLLLLLVIPESPRFLVLKGRQAQARAVLARLYGDGAAAAKQAEIEASLAHDQHKPRFGDLRDKATGRLRPILWVGIGLAMFQQLVGINVVFYYGAVLWQAVGFSESDALLINVLSGALSIGACLLTVLLIDRIGRKPLLWVGSVGMSVALVLMVVAFASGSLAEGRLQLSDGMGRLALVAANVYVVFFNMSWGPVMWVMLGEMFPNQIRGPALAVAGAAQWTSNFAITVTFPMLLAGIGLAGAYGIYTVAAILSIFFVVRHVRETKGKELEQMEG is encoded by the coding sequence ATGTCCCAAGCCCAGACCGGCACCGCCCCGCACGGCGGTGAGAACACCGCGTTCATCGTCCTGATCAGTTGCGTGGCCACCCTCGGTGGATTCCTGTTCGGTTTCGACAGTGGTGTCATCAATGGCACGGTCGATGGCCTGCGCCAGGCCTTCAACTCCAGCGAAGCGGCACTGGGTTTCGAAGTTGCTTCGATGCTGCTGGGCTGCGCGATCGGCGCCTTCCTGGCCGGCTGGCTGGGGGATCGCCTGGGGCGCCGCGGCGTACTGATCGTCTCGGCGCTGATGTTCCTGGTCTCGGCGCTGGGCGCCGGCGCCGCCCATGCCTCCTGGCTGTTCATCGCCGCGCGCGTGCTCGGCGGCTTTGCCGTGGGTGCAGCCAGCGTGATGTCGCCGGCCTACATTGCCGAAGTGGCCTCGGCACGCTATCGCGGCCGCCTGGCCACGGTGCAGCAGATGGCGATCATCTGCGGGCTGTTCGCCGCCTTCCTCAGCAACTACCTGCTGGCCCGCGCAGCGGGAGCGTCAACCGAGCCCCTGTGGCTGGGCCACGAGGCCTGGCGCTGGATGTTCTGGATGCAGGCGCTGCCGTCCGGGCTGTTCCTGCTGCTGTTGCTGGTGATTCCGGAGAGCCCGCGCTTCCTGGTGCTGAAGGGGCGGCAGGCGCAGGCGAGGGCGGTGCTGGCCCGGCTGTACGGCGACGGCGCGGCGGCGGCCAAGCAGGCCGAGATCGAAGCCAGCCTGGCGCACGACCAGCACAAGCCGCGCTTTGGTGATCTGCGCGACAAGGCCACCGGCCGGCTGCGCCCGATCCTCTGGGTCGGCATCGGCCTGGCCATGTTCCAGCAGCTGGTCGGCATCAACGTGGTGTTCTACTACGGCGCGGTGCTGTGGCAGGCGGTCGGCTTCTCGGAAAGCGATGCGCTGCTGATCAACGTGCTGTCGGGTGCACTGAGCATCGGGGCCTGCCTGCTGACCGTGCTGCTGATCGACCGCATCGGCCGCAAGCCGCTGCTGTGGGTCGGTTCAGTCGGTATGTCGGTGGCGCTGGTGCTGATGGTGGTGGCCTTTGCCAGTGGCAGCCTGGCCGAGGGCCGCCTGCAGCTGTCCGATGGCATGGGCCGGCTCGCGTTGGTCGCGGCCAACGTCTACGTGGTGTTCTTCAACATGTCCTGGGGCCCGGTGATGTGGGTGATGCTGGGCGAGATGTTCCCGAACCAGATCCGCGGCCCGGCACTGGCAGTGGCCGGCGCGGCACAGTGGACCTCGAACTTCGCGATCACCGTGACCTTCCCGATGCTGCTGGCCGGCATCGGCCTGGCCGGGGCCTACGGCATCTATACGGTCGCAGCGATCCTCTCGATCTTCTTCGTCGTCCGCCATGTGCGCGAGACCAAGGGCAAGGAACTGGAGCAGATGGAAGGCTGA
- the pcnB gene encoding polynucleotide adenylyltransferase PcnB has translation MGNPETSTGSANIISSATSPFSLRVIPRDQHTISRKDISPNALRVLYRLRDAGFGAYLVGGAVRDLLVNGQPKDFDVATDATPEQVKQLFRNCRLIGRRFRLAHVVFGREIIEVATFRANSDDGSGDREMENGMLVRDNVYGSIEDDAVRRDFTCNALYYAIEDFSVRDYTGGFEDVQARLMKLIGDPEQRYREDPVRMLRAVRLAAKLGFQIEEGTAAPIPHLAGLLNEAAPARLFEEVLKLFLSGHGVASFEGLERYGLLDVLFPESAKALKSNRTGALRRMLVEGLANTDARVANDEPVSPAFLFALLLWPAYCRAQATLLKQGVAPEEAQRRAADRVTVQQLSTIALPRRFSLPMQEIWLLQSRFGSRQRKRVFRTLTHPRFRAAFDFLSLRQVASAEHAADVEFWREAQAQSGRELESSLDAMHSEEGDDESGAPRKRRRRRRRPGAPAGAAGE, from the coding sequence TTGGGCAATCCCGAAACTTCAACCGGAAGCGCCAACATCATTTCCTCTGCTACATCACCGTTCAGCCTGCGCGTCATCCCGCGCGACCAGCACACGATCTCCCGCAAGGACATCAGCCCGAACGCCCTGCGCGTGCTTTATCGCCTGCGCGATGCCGGCTTCGGCGCCTACCTTGTCGGCGGCGCGGTGCGTGACCTGCTGGTCAATGGCCAACCCAAGGATTTCGACGTGGCCACCGACGCCACGCCCGAACAGGTCAAGCAGTTGTTCCGCAACTGCCGCCTGATCGGCCGCCGCTTCCGCCTGGCCCACGTGGTATTCGGCCGCGAGATCATCGAAGTGGCCACCTTCCGTGCCAACAGCGACGACGGCAGCGGCGACCGCGAGATGGAAAACGGCATGCTCGTGCGCGACAACGTGTACGGCTCCATCGAAGACGATGCCGTCCGCCGCGACTTCACCTGCAACGCGCTGTACTACGCCATCGAGGATTTCTCGGTACGTGACTACACCGGCGGCTTCGAAGACGTGCAGGCACGCCTGATGAAACTGATCGGCGACCCCGAGCAGCGCTACCGCGAGGACCCGGTACGCATGCTGCGCGCGGTGCGCCTGGCGGCCAAGCTCGGTTTCCAGATCGAAGAGGGCACCGCCGCGCCGATTCCGCATCTGGCTGGCCTGCTCAACGAAGCCGCGCCGGCGCGCCTGTTCGAGGAAGTGCTCAAGCTGTTCCTGTCCGGGCATGGCGTGGCCAGCTTCGAAGGCCTGGAGCGCTACGGCCTGCTGGATGTGCTGTTCCCGGAAAGTGCCAAGGCGCTCAAGTCCAACCGCACCGGCGCGCTGCGCCGCATGCTGGTCGAGGGCCTGGCCAACACCGATGCGCGCGTTGCCAATGACGAGCCGGTCTCGCCGGCGTTCCTGTTCGCGCTGCTGCTGTGGCCGGCCTACTGCCGCGCGCAGGCGACCCTGCTCAAGCAGGGCGTGGCACCGGAAGAGGCACAGCGGCGTGCCGCCGACCGTGTGACCGTGCAGCAGCTGAGCACCATCGCGCTGCCGCGCCGCTTCTCGCTGCCGATGCAGGAGATCTGGCTGCTGCAGTCGCGTTTCGGCTCGCGCCAGCGCAAGCGCGTGTTCCGCACCCTGACCCATCCGCGCTTCCGTGCTGCGTTCGATTTCCTCAGCCTGCGCCAGGTGGCTTCGGCCGAGCACGCCGCCGATGTCGAGTTCTGGCGCGAGGCGCAGGCGCAGTCCGGGCGCGAACTGGAGTCGTCGCTGGATGCGATGCACAGCGAAGAGGGAGATGACGAAAGCGGAGCACCGCGCAAGCGTCGCCGCCGTCGTCGTCGCCCGGGTGCCCCGGCCGGTGCGGCGGGCGAGTAA
- the folK gene encoding 2-amino-4-hydroxy-6-hydroxymethyldihydropteridine diphosphokinase produces MTLAWIGLGANLGDAAETVGAAIAALDELPGTRLQQASRLYATPAWGNQDQPPFVNAVAAVDTALPADELLQAMLALEQRFGRVRDPAVHWGPRALDLDLLLYGAQELDQPGLQVPHPYLHERAFVLVPLAEIAPDLAIPGHGRVRDAVMRVDACGIAPIE; encoded by the coding sequence ATGACCCTTGCCTGGATCGGCCTCGGCGCCAACCTCGGCGACGCGGCTGAGACCGTCGGCGCGGCAATTGCCGCGCTGGACGAGCTGCCCGGGACCCGCCTGCAGCAGGCCTCGCGCCTGTATGCCACGCCGGCCTGGGGCAACCAAGACCAGCCGCCGTTCGTCAATGCGGTGGCCGCGGTCGATACCGCGCTGCCAGCCGATGAGCTGCTGCAGGCGATGCTGGCACTGGAGCAGCGCTTCGGCCGCGTGCGTGATCCGGCGGTGCACTGGGGCCCGCGCGCGCTGGACCTGGACCTGCTGCTGTACGGCGCGCAGGAACTCGACCAGCCCGGGCTGCAGGTGCCGCACCCGTACCTGCACGAGCGTGCCTTCGTATTGGTGCCACTGGCCGAAATCGCACCGGATCTGGCCATTCCCGGCCATGGACGCGTGCGGGATGCAGTGATGCGGGTGGATGCCTGCGGGATCGCGCCGATAGAGTGA
- the panB gene encoding 3-methyl-2-oxobutanoate hydroxymethyltransferase: protein MSTHADSKPWTVPALAEAKRNGQKLVMLTAYDAGFARTFDANGVDLILIGDSLGMVVQGHDSTLPVTVADMVYHTRAVARVLQRALLVADLPFGADATPERALDASLQLLQAGAEMVKIEGAGFKVDIIRYLVEREIPVCAHLGLTPQSVLRLGGFKIQGRGDAARQLVEDARAVAAAGASIMVLECVPTPVAAEVTAAVDVPTIGIGAGPQCDGQVLVLHDFLGLDSGHRRPKFVKDFLAEGGSVAGATRAYADAVRDGSFPDEQHAYAQ, encoded by the coding sequence ATGAGCACCCACGCAGACAGCAAGCCCTGGACCGTTCCCGCCCTGGCCGAGGCCAAGCGCAATGGCCAGAAGCTGGTCATGTTGACCGCCTACGACGCCGGCTTTGCCCGCACTTTTGACGCAAACGGCGTTGACCTGATCCTGATCGGCGATTCGCTGGGGATGGTCGTGCAGGGCCATGATTCGACCCTGCCGGTGACCGTGGCCGACATGGTCTACCACACCCGCGCCGTGGCCCGCGTACTGCAGCGTGCGCTGCTGGTGGCCGACCTGCCGTTTGGCGCCGACGCTACGCCCGAACGCGCGCTGGATGCCTCGCTGCAGCTGCTGCAGGCCGGTGCCGAGATGGTCAAGATCGAAGGTGCCGGCTTCAAGGTCGACATCATCCGCTATCTGGTCGAGCGCGAGATCCCGGTCTGCGCGCATCTGGGCCTGACCCCGCAGTCGGTGCTGCGCCTGGGTGGCTTCAAGATCCAGGGCCGTGGCGATGCCGCGCGCCAGCTGGTGGAAGATGCCAGGGCCGTGGCCGCCGCAGGTGCCAGCATCATGGTGCTCGAATGCGTGCCGACCCCGGTCGCTGCCGAAGTCACGGCGGCGGTGGACGTGCCGACCATCGGCATCGGCGCCGGCCCGCAGTGCGATGGCCAGGTGCTGGTGCTGCATGATTTCCTCGGCCTGGACAGCGGTCATCGCCGCCCGAAGTTCGTCAAGGATTTCCTTGCCGAAGGCGGTTCGGTGGCCGGTGCCACCCGCGCCTATGCCGACGCCGTGCGCGACGGCAGCTTCCCTGACGAACAGCACGCCTACGCCCAATGA